Part of the Verrucomicrobiota bacterium genome, GCGATCAAGGACGCGGGGATGCGCGATCGGGTGAAGGTTCTGGTGGGCGGCGCGCCGGTCACCAAGAAGTTTGCCGACGAAATTGGCGCGGACGGCTACAGTGAAAACGCAGCCGGCGCAGTGAGTCTGGCGAGACAGACGATGGCATCGGCGGCCTAGACTGTATCAGTTCAGTTCAACCACGAATCAACACGAATCAACACGAATTCGGACGGAGATGAACTGGTGATAGAACGAGGCGGCTTCGAGTCACGAAAAGAGGACCAGTGCGTCAACTTCGAGGAAGCGCCGGAACCCAATCCGATTCGTGTCGATTCGTGTTCATTCGTGGTTCCTGACTGAATTGTTACGGCTAACAGTTGCACCTGGCTGCCTGGATGCCGGTTGGATGAGAGGCTCAAACTATGCACGCGCGAATTCGCCAACTGGATGTCTTCGCCTCCCTCGGACCGAGCGGAAGAATGCTTCTCGCCGAAGAAATCACTCGCGAGGAACTCCGCGCTGCCTTCGAGGAGCAAGCGACGGCATTGGCGGAAGGCGGGGCGGATGGAATGGTCGTCGAAACGATGGGCGATCTGGATGAAGCGCTCCTCGCCGTCGGAGCGGCGCGCGCCACCGGGCTTCCGGTTGTCGCCTGTATGGTGTTCGACTCCGGCAAGAACCGGGACCGAACGCTCACGGGCCTGAGTCCGGAAGAGGCCGCGAGAGCACTGGCGGGCGCCGGCGCCGACGTGATCGGAGCCAACTGCGGTCGCGGGATGGATGGCTTCGCGGCGATCACCGCGCGGCTTCGGAGCGCGACGGATCGCCCTATCTGGATCAAGCCCAACGCTGGTTTGCCGGAGATCGTTGAAGGCCGCGCCGTCTATCGCGCCTTGCCGGAGGAATTCGCCGGTTGCGCTCCGGCGTTGGTTGCGGCGGGGGCCTCCTTTATTGGCGGCTGTTGCGGAACCAGTCCTTCCTTTATTCAGGCGCTTAACAAAAAACTTCACGCCGGGAAGCCATGAAACCTACGGAAACTGCGTCCACGCGACAGTGAACCAACCCCAAAAGAGTTGCGGCTCTTCCGTGGGCCGAAGCCGCAACCCCGTTGGGGTTGACCCCATGTTCCCGGAATTCCCCAGGGTAGCTCGTTCCTCGCAACCCTGGGCTTTGAGGCAGAATCCCGTTGGGATTCAGGCCGCGCGAGTTGCGTGCTAGGAGCAAAGTCCTCTGCCGCTTTGGACCTGTCCGACGGATCAATAGCGCCAGAGGACTGGCGCACTCCAAAACCTGGCGGCAAAATGGCGGTTTATGGAAAGCGCTGTCAGCTACTTGCACAGAGACTCCGCCGCCTCCGCCTTGACCACGTCCGGGTCGTAACTGGGCGCCACTTTCTGGCCTGGCGGGACGACCAGGAAATCTTCGGGTGGCCAATCCGCGTTCAGCCAGCGCTGGAGCAGACGGAGGTCGCCTTCCATTTCCCGGAACTGCCAGCCGCGTTTCACACACATCGCCTCGACTTGATCGCGCAAGCGCAAAGGCCGGGAAAATTCAAAATCGATTAACACCCCGTGAGTGTAGGTTGAGGTCCATTGGTCCATGACTTGCGAGAGGTACCGCGCCTGATCTTCACCAAATTTTTTCACCCACATCTCACAGGCCGCGCTGGCATTTCCGCTCAACGCGGCCCGGGTAGGCAGAAACATGGTTTGGCTGGGCGGCGTCTTCTCCCCCCGGCGCCGCACGCACTCCAGCCAGCCGGACGTATAATAGTAAGCGCCGGGTTGATCCGCGATGGCCTGAGCGTAACGATGCCGCGAGCCGAGAAACAACGTGATGCAATCATGCGCGCGCGGGATGACCAGCGGCGTGTGTGGCGTCGTCAAACCGTTGATGATCCCGCCGCAAAATCCGTAGCCGACGAGAATGGCGTCATACTTTCCGTCCGGCACCGCGTCAATGCGCGTCTGGAGTTGCTCCCGGCCTGAGCACGGCTCGTCGTGAAGGCCTGGGTCAGGAATTCGAGATCGATTAGGTTGGGCGATTGCGCCGCGGCGTGACAAATCTCCCGAAAAGCGATCTCACAGGCAATGACTCTTAAAAACAGGCCAGGCCGATCTTGCGAGCGTGACCAGGCTGTCGGCTTTGATTCGAGTCAAGGTGCCGGTGAATTCTGGGTAGGGCGAGTCCGTCCCGGCGAGCCGCTCGACGTGAGTGGAACACGTCCGACTCGGCTCGCTGGGACAGGCTCGCCCTACCGTTAGCGTCGTGTTTGATGGTGTTTGATAAATGCGCTCGAAACCGCGAGGGCTTTGACGTAACCTAGGCTCATGAAAGCTCACCCAAGTATCTCACGCAGGGAATGGTTGGCCGCGGCCGCGGCTGGACTTAGCCTCCACCAATTGAGCCGGGCCGCGCAGGTTTCTTCAGGCACCGAGAAATCCAAACTCGGCATGCCGGGCCTGTTTCCGGGACGCGTCGCCGCCGTCTCGCATCCGGGTTGCATCGTCAACGGCGAATTCCAAACTGAACCCATCCGCCGCATGATGGACTCTGGGATGTTGGAACTCACCGAAGCGCCGGACATTCCTTCCGCGTGGAAACTGTTCTTCGAGCGCGGCGACGTCGTCGGCATCAAAGTGAATCCCGTCGGCTCACCGCACGTCATCAGTTGCCCGCAAGTGCTGCACAAGATCATCGAAGGCCTGCAATCGGCAGGCGTGCGCAAAGAAGACATCGTCGTTTACGATCGCTACCGGGCGCAGTTTCTCAAGGCGGGCTTCCGCGATTGGCTGCCCGAAGGCGTTCGCTGGTCGTCGGCCACGGAAGATTACGATAACATTCAACAAGCGATCGCGGGTTACGATCCGGATGTTTATCTGGATTTCCCCGTGACGCTTCCCGGCTACGACATCAGCAACGTCGTCGCGCGCCGCTCGCACGCGGCGAAGTTCATCACCAAAGAAGTGAACAAGCTCATCAATCTGGCGGTGCTGAAGGATCATCAATCCGCCGGCGTGACGCTGGCGTTGAAAAATCTTTCGCACGGCCTGGTCAACAACGTCAGCCGGAGTCACGGCTCCACCTCGAATAATGTTTGCGGCGCGTTCATTCCCGCCGTGGTCTCATTGCCTGTGATTCGGAACAAAGCCGTTTTGCACGTCCTGGATGGCATCCAGGGCCTCTATCACGGCGGGCCGAGCGCGCGCCCCCAATTTGTTTGGGAGCATCGCACGCTCTACTTCGCCACCGACCCGGTCGCGCTCGACCACATCGGCTGGAAGGAAATCGACAAGAAGAGAGTCGCGGTGGGCAAGAAGCGGCTCGTGGAAGACACCCCGGACCGGTTCAGCACCTTCGTGCACCGTCAACCCGAACATGTCGAGATTGCCGGTGCGATGGGATTAGGCGTCTGGGATGAAAAGAAGATTCAGAAGATCGACATGGCCCTGACGGGCTAAACACAACGCCAGTCACTGGCCGGGGAGCGCGCGCGGCTCGCGTGCCGTGGCCGGCGCACACGCCGGCCAAATTCAATCGGGCCGAAGCGTCGCTGGTCAGTACCAAGGTTTCAACGACGTTCCGACCGGCGAGGCGCTGGCCGGAACACGCGCAGCGCGGTTGTTCCCCAATTGAACGGATTGCCCGCGATCAAGGCGAGTTTGCATCCGCTTCGTGAAGCTCACGACCGTTCTCCATGAACCTGACGGTAGGGCGAGCCTGTCCCCAGCGAGCCGAGTCGGACGTGTTCCACGCGCGTCGAGCGGCTCGCCGGGACGGGCTCGCCGCATTGGCGGGAGCGACGCCGGTGGCGGTGGAATTGGAGACGGCCACGGAGACCGCGCCGCTCGTGCTGCCGGATTTGAAAAGCGCCACGCGCACCGCGTCGTTCGGGGCTACCGATGCGCTGGCTGCGCTCGCCACGGACGGCAGCCTTCTCCTGTCTTTGGTCTATCGCGGTTCGTGGGGACCGATCCGCGTGGCGATCGAGTTGAATGGATTCCAGGTCGCCGGCCCGGCGGACGTGCGAATGCTCACGGGCGAAGTTCCCTGGGCAGCAAACACGTTGGAGAGACCGGAAGCCATCAAGCCCCTGGACAAAACCGTCGGGGTGCGGGATGGCAAGATCGAGCTCGACGTGCTGCCGTTCACGTTGCTGCGAGTTCGCATTCCTGCGCAGCAGTGAGGCCAGGAAGATATTGCTGTCTCTCAATGCCTGCCGCGACGCGCCAGACGCGCGCGTGTCATAGCTTCGCGCAGACCGCCTTGTTCCACGAACGCTTTCTCTAACGCTCGAATCTGCTGGTCCAGGAGATAGTTGGTCAGCTTGATCAAACCGAGGATAACGTTGGCGCAGATAGCCGGGTCAGGGTGTTCGATGCCTTTTTTGAAGGTTTCGTAGTTTGCGCCCGCAGTGCGGTTGAGCTCTCGCAGGCGCCTGAACGATCTGGTCAAAGGTGCGATCTTTGGGGCTTATGAAACGGCGGCAGAAATGGAGTGTGGCATCATAGACAATGAGAGCCTTTTGGTATGAGCGCAGGTTTTTATACCCGCCGTGCGGGGGGATGAAGCCGGCGGAGTTTGAAGGGACTGAAGAGACCAAAGGTCTTGGCGCCGGGTTCTTTGGCATAGGTCTCCTTGGGTCCCCTTTGTCCTTTCCTTGCATGACTCCAAATTACCAGGATCTCCAGATCCTCTACAATCTTCAAAAAAAACAACCGTCTGCTTCACCTTGGGCCTATTTCTCCCTGCCCAAAAATATTAATGCTCCACAGCGGCTTCCGCGTCGGACCGAGAAGGCTTCCACTTCGGAACAGCTCGCCCCAGACGCACAAAGTCCCATCCGCAGCCAGGGCGGCCAGTTCTTGCCACCCGCAGTTCCCAACCGCCAGCCAGTCCGAATACTGGCTCGGCGTTCGCAGATTGCCCGGCCAAAAAGCTGAACCTGGCGTCAAGCTCTGCAGATAAAGCGCGCCGTTCTTGTTGATCGCCGCCAAAGAATCAGAATGCGACGCGAAGTCAGCCCAATCCGAGCCACGGCTGATTCGCAAAGGCTCCGTAACGAAGCCGCGCTTAAGGTGAGTGCCAAGCAGATAAGGTGGAAGTTGCCCCGCCGCCCAAACAATTCCTTCCTGCTGGAGGACGAGA contains:
- a CDS encoding DUF1638 domain-containing protein yields the protein MSRRGAIAQPNRSRIPDPGLHDEPCSGREQLQTRIDAVPDGKYDAILVGYGFCGGIINGLTTPHTPLVIPRAHDCITLFLGSRHRYAQAIADQPGAYYYTSGWLECVRRRGEKTPPSQTMFLPTRAALSGNASAACEMWVKKFGEDQARYLSQVMDQWTSTYTHGVLIDFEFSRPLRLRDQVEAMCVKRGWQFREMEGDLRLLQRWLNADWPPEDFLVVPPGQKVAPSYDPDVVKAEAAESLCK
- a CDS encoding DUF362 domain-containing protein — encoded protein: MKAHPSISRREWLAAAAAGLSLHQLSRAAQVSSGTEKSKLGMPGLFPGRVAAVSHPGCIVNGEFQTEPIRRMMDSGMLELTEAPDIPSAWKLFFERGDVVGIKVNPVGSPHVISCPQVLHKIIEGLQSAGVRKEDIVVYDRYRAQFLKAGFRDWLPEGVRWSSATEDYDNIQQAIAGYDPDVYLDFPVTLPGYDISNVVARRSHAAKFITKEVNKLINLAVLKDHQSAGVTLALKNLSHGLVNNVSRSHGSTSNNVCGAFIPAVVSLPVIRNKAVLHVLDGIQGLYHGGPSARPQFVWEHRTLYFATDPVALDHIGWKEIDKKRVAVGKKRLVEDTPDRFSTFVHRQPEHVEIAGAMGLGVWDEKKIQKIDMALTG